The DNA segment CAAGCCCGGCATCGCGGGCGCGCCCCTTTATGATCTTCCAGCATCCCTGCCGCGTCAGCCTCCCGCCCCTCGCGTTGAGCACCAGTGCCTGCGAATACGACTTACGCGCAAGTTCAGGCCTCGCATCGCGCAGGTAAACCTTTGCGGCGCATTCGGCCGCGTTCCCGAAAGGTATGAGTCTCCACTTGTCGCCTTTGCCGTGGGCTCTAACCACCTTTTCGGCCAGATCCAGGTCACCCATATCAAGCGTGGTAAGCTCCGATATCCGCATGCCGGTCGCATACAGCATCTCGAGTATCAAACGATCCCGTACCGCTAAAGCGCCGCCGCCCTGCGGCGACGACAGAAGCTTGTTGACCTGCTCCTGGCTAAGAGCGCGTGGAAGCCTGTGCGGCATCCTGACCGAAGGCAACAAGGTAGTTGGATCCACCGTTGCGTACCCCTCTACAACAGCAAAGCGGTGAAACATTCGAAGTACGCTCGTGGCCTGAGCAACCGAACGTGGCGAGAGAGAGCGTCCCTCCGGCGAGGAAAGCGACGCCACAAACCTCGTGACCTCCTCGCGGGTAATATCATCCGGCTCTCGCGCCCCTCCAGGTTCGAGAAACTCCACGTACGACCGAAGCACCCTCCTGTAAGCGTCAACCGTATTGACTGAAGCGCCCTTCTCTATCGCCATGTAGTTCAGGAACTCCCCGGCACAGGACAACACGGGCGACGGCTCTGAGGCGCCAGTCTGAGCGGCGGCATCTTCTCTCACTGCCGAGCCACCGGCCCATGCGGGTCGCTGGCGACATAGGACCTTGTGAGCGTAATTCCAATTATGCTCTTGGCGTCACATATCTTGCCGGATGAGATGAGCTGATGAGCGCCGTCCAGTTTTATGCTGACGAGCTCGAGAAACTCATCGGGCTCGGACTCGCCTTCTGCCGGCTCGAGCCCGCGGGCGAGATAAAGGAAAAACCGCTCGTCGGAGTAACCCGGC comes from the Candidatus Anoxymicrobium japonicum genome and includes:
- a CDS encoding tyrosine recombinase; the protein is MREDAAAQTGASEPSPVLSCAGEFLNYMAIEKGASVNTVDAYRRVLRSYVEFLEPGGAREPDDITREEVTRFVASLSSPEGRSLSPRSVAQATSVLRMFHRFAVVEGYATVDPTTLLPSVRMPHRLPRALSQEQVNKLLSSPQGGGALAVRDRLILEMLYATGMRISELTTLDMGDLDLAEKVVRAHGKGDKWRLIPFGNAAECAAKVYLRDARPELARKSYSQALVLNARGGRLTRQGCWKIIKGRARDAGLEDLVTPHGLRHTFATHMLEGGASLLVVQELLGHVSVATTQIYTEVTRDHLKTVYARFHPRA